One segment of Theobroma cacao cultivar B97-61/B2 chromosome 9, Criollo_cocoa_genome_V2, whole genome shotgun sequence DNA contains the following:
- the LOC18589114 gene encoding uncharacterized protein LOC18589114, with the protein MQKDVKIYVGVEWIFLLIIAVASSFLAIPTTHTSALIHGGKKISIKDLVLRTARSLKRPFVTCFYITLFGLSYIFLCLVTLLPLVLILGSEVTSSVFAILLTISAMVFYTYLSVVWNLSLVISVVEEPFGIEALGKAAQTVKGMKLLGFILNLLLTILPLILLQCLRSIMLKQSVAILIVITLLLLNSIWMVRMFGHTSYTVLHYQCKKTDGEEVELQADTEYTKIPTVPLISENIP; encoded by the coding sequence ATGCAGAAAGACGTCAAAATCTATGTTGGAGTTGAATGGATTTTCTTGCTTATCATCGCCGTTGCATCCTCATTCTTGGCAATACCAACGACCCATACATCAGCTTTAATCCATGGTGGCAAAAAGATATCCATCAAGGATTTGGTACTGAGGACAGCCAGATCATTGAAAAGGCCATTTGTTACTTGTTTCTACATCACTCTCTTTGGTCTTAGTTACATCTTTCTTTGCTTGGTCACTCTGCTTCCACTTGTTCTAATTCTTGGAAGTGAAGTCACCTCATCAGTTTTTGCTATCCTGCTCACCATTTCAGCTATGGTTTTCTACACTTATTTATCCGTTGTTTGGAATCTGTCCCTTGTTATTTCCGTAGTTGAAGAACCATTCGGGATCGAAGCACTTGGGAAGGCTGCACAGACTGTCAAAGGCATGAAGTTACTAGGGTTTATATTGAATCTTCTGTTAACTATATTACCTCTAATACTGTTGCAGTGTTTAAGGTCGATCATGTTAAAGCAATCGGTAGCAATCCTAATAGTTATCACGTTGCTACTATTGAATTCAATCTGGATGGTGAGGATGTTTGGCCATACATCATACACTGTTTTGCATTACCAATGCAAGAAGACTGATGGAGAAGAAGTTGAATTGCAAGCAGATACGGAATACACCAAAATACCCACTGTCCCACTTATTAGTGAAAACATTCCATGA
- the LOC18589116 gene encoding probable alpha,alpha-trehalose-phosphate synthase [UDP-forming] 11 yields MVSSYCLDQLNLLSTDDFGIMKRIPRVMKVPGVISEFEEDQQTKSLKRVIIVSNQLPLRASRDLFSNEWRFEFDENDLLALLKDAVPPDTEVRYVGTLKADIDVADQDEVAHVLREKFSCETIFLPVDMQNKFYHGFCKHYLWPLFHYMMPRTGSDGVRFDRSQWQAYVSANKIFADKVLEVTDRDDEDEDHVWVHDYHLMALPTFLRRRSHRVKLGFFLHSPFPSSDIYKALPVRDDILRALLNCDLIGFHTFDYARHFLSSCRRILGLHSESNRGYIALEYYGRTVTIKILPAGIHMGQLESVMSEDSTVKKAKELKEKYEGKIMMVGVDDLDLFKGITQKFSAMGELLETNQELRGKVVLVQITNPARSSGQDVQEVLDEANRIAKEVNNKYGQPGYEPIVFIKGPVTTQEKFAYYAIAECCVVTPVRDGMNLVPYKYTACKQGCPVLDKALGVDENSPPKNSVILVSEFIGCSPSLSGAIRVNPWNTSEMASAMYSAIDLPETEKQMRHEKHYKYISSHDVAYWARSFIQDLERACKDHYYKRYWRIGLGLAFRLVALEPNFRKLLGDTLNSAYKRTNSRLILLDYDGTMMPPTSVNKGPSHEVISVLNRLCDDPKNIVFIVSGRDRDTLSKWFSSCEKLGIAAEHGYFTRWTRDSPWETNRSMDLSWKEVVEPIMQLYMEATDGSSIENKETALVWHHQDADPDFGLFQAKELHDHLENVLANEPVVVKRGQQIVEVKPQGLSKGIVVENLISTMRGRGKSPDFLLCIGDDRSDEDMFESIARSSANPTLPTIAEIFACTVGQKPSMAKYYVDDIVEVIGLLRGIAEASVQPN; encoded by the exons ATGGTTTCGAGTTATTGTTTAGACCAATTAAACTTGTTGTCTACCGATGATTTCGGAATAATGAAACGGATCCCTCGAGTCATGAAGGTTCCAGGAGTCATCTCTGAATTCGAAGAAGATCAACAAACCAAGTCTCTGAAAAGGGTTATCATCGTTTCCAACCAGTTGCCTTTACGAGCGTCCAGGGACTTGTTCTCCAATGAATGGCGCTTCGAATTTGACGAGAACGATCTCCTTGCTCTGCTGAAAGACGCTGTCCCTCCTGACACAGAGGTGAGATACGTTGGAACTTTAAAAGCAGATATAGATGTGGCTGATCAGGACGAGGTGGCTCACGTTTTGCGCGAAAAGTTTAGTTGTGAAACGATATTTTTGCCTGTGGATATGCAGAACAAGTTTTATCATGGTTTTTGTAAACACTATCTCTGGCCTTTGTTTCATTACATGATGCCCAGGACTGGGAGCGATGGGGTGCGTTTCGATCGTTCACAGTGGCAGGCTTACGTGTCtgctaataaaatatttgcgGATAAAGTTTTGGAAGTGACTGATAGagatgatgaagatgaagatcaTGTTTGGGTGCATGATTATCATCTTATGGCTTTACCTACTTTTTTAAGGAGAAGGTCTCATAGGGTGAaacttggtttttttttacataGTCCTTTTCCTTCATCTGATATCTATAAAGCTTTACCTGTTAGAGATGACATTCTTAGAGCTTTGTTGAATTGTGATTTGATTGGATTCCATACTTTTGATTATGCAAGGCATTTCTTGTCTTCTTGTAGAAGGATTTTGGGTTTACATTCCGAGTCTAACAGGGGTTACATTGCACTAGAATATTATGGTAGGACTGTGACTATTAAGATTTTGCCTGCTGGGATTCATATGGGGCAGCTTGAATCTGTTATGTCTGAGGACAGCACGGTTAagaaggcaaaggaattgaaGGAGAAATATGAGGGTAAAATCATGATGGTGGGTGTGGATGATTTGGATTTGTTTAAGGGTATTACTCAGAAATTTTCAGCCATGGGGGAGCTTTTGGAAACCAATCAGGAATTGAGGGGGAAAGTGGTTTTAGTTCAGATTACAAACCCAGCAAGGAGTTCAGGCCAGGATGTGCAAGAAGTTCTGGATGAGGCCAATCGTATAGCAAAGGAGGTTAATAATAAATACGGCCAACCGGGGTATGAGCCAATTGTTTTCATCAAGGGACCAGTCACTACCCAAGAGAAGTTTGCATATTATGCAATTGCTGAATGTTGTGTGGTGACTCCTGTGAGAGATGGGATGAATTTGGTGCCTTACAAGTATACAGCTTGTAAACAGGGCTGCCCTGTTTTAGATAAGGCATTGGGAGTTGATGAAAATTCACCTCCCAAGAACAGTGTTATCCTTGTCTCTGAATTCATTGGCTGCTCACCGTCTCTTAGTGGGGCAATTCGTGTTAATCCATGGAACACTAGTGAAATGGCTAGTGCCATGTACTCAGCCATTGATTTGCCAGAGACAGAGAAACAAATGCGCCATGAGAAACATTACAAGTATATTAGCTCTCACGATGTCGCTTATTGGGCTCGGAGTTTCATTCAGGACCTTGAAAGAGCTTGTAAAGATCATTATTACAAGAGGTATTGGAGAATTGGACTTGGTTTAGCATTCAGGCTTGTTGCGTTGGAGCCTAACTTCAGGAAGCTGTTAGGGGATACCCTCAACTCTGCCTACAAGAGAACAAATAGCCGGTTGATCCTTTTGGACTACGATGGCACTATGATGCCCCCGACTTCTGTGAACAAGGGGCCTAGTCATGAAGTTATTTCAGTCTTGAATCGCTTATGCGACGACCCCAAAAACATTGTTTTCATTGTGAGTGGCAGAGATCGGGATACCCTGAGCAAGTGGTTTTCTTCATGTGAGAAATTGGGTATTGCAGCTGAGCATGGATACTTTACAAG ATGGACTAGGGATTCTCCATGGGAAACCAACCGCTCAATGGATTTGAGTTGGAAAGAGGTTGTTGAACCTATAATGCAACTTTACATGGAGGCAACTGATGGCTCGTCCATAGAGAATAAAGAAACTGCACTCGTCTGGCACCATCAAGATGCTGACCCTGATTTTGGTTTATTCCAAGCTAAAGAGCTCCATGATCACTTGGAGAATGTCCTAGCCAATGAGCCTGTTGTTGTTAAAAGGGGGCAACAAATAGTCGAGGTGAAGCCTCAG GGACTGAGCAAAGGCATTGTTGTGGAAAATCTTATCTCAACCATGAGAGGTAGGGGCAAATCACCAGATTTTCTGCTGTGCATAGGAGATGATCGTTCAGATGAAGATATGTTTGAGAGCATTGCGAGGTCATCCGCCAACCCAACCTTGCCGACCATAGCAGAGATATTTGCTTGCACTGTTGGTCAAAAACCAAGTATGGCAAAATActatgttgatgatattgtTGAAGTCATTGGATTGCTTCGAGGGATTGCAGAAGCATCGGTACAGCCAAATTGA